AAAAGCGGGTATTGAAAGAGATAAGGCAGGATACCCAGCGTGGTGTACAGATGAACCGCCTGCTGCAGGGCGATGTGGGTAGTGGCAAAACCGTGGTGGCCCTCATGAGTATGCTGATAGCCGTTGATAACGGTTTCCAAACCTGCATCATGGCGCCTACTGAGATTCTGGCAACCCAGCATTACCAAACCGTAAAAAATTTGGTTGGCGACGATTTTATTGAAGTGGCACTACTTACCGGCTCCACCAAACAAAAGGATCGTAAAATACTACACGAAAGACTGGAGAGCGGCGATCTTAAAATACTCATTGGCACGCATGCGCTCATCGAGGATAAAGTACAGTTCAAAAACCTGGGTTTTGTGGTAATTGATGAGCAGCACCGCTTTGGGGTGGAACAAAGGGCCAAACTATGGCGCAAAAATATAATACCGCCACATGTGTTGGTGATGACGGCCACGCCTATTCCGCGTACATTGGCGATGACCTTATATGGCGATCTGGATGTATCCGTTATTGACGAATTACCGGCTGGTCGTAAACCTATCCAAACGCTGCATTTTTATGAAAATCAGCGCTTGCGGGTGTTTGGTTTTATGAAAAGAGAGATAGCCTTGGGCCGGCAGATCTATGTGGTATACCCGCTGATACAGGAAAGTGAAAAGCTCGATCTGAAGAACCTGGAAGATGGCATCGAGGTGATGTCGCGGGAATTCCCGCTGCCCGATTACCGGGTAAGTATTGTTCATGGCAAAATGAAGCCGGTGGACAAGGAATTTGAAATGCAGCGTTTTATTAAAGGCCAAACGCAGATCATGGTGGCCACTACCGTAATTGAGGTGGGAGTAAACGTGCCCAATGCTTCGGTAATGATCATTGAAAATGCCGAGCGGTTCGGTCTTTCGCAATTGCACCAACTGCGTGGCAGGGTAGGGCGCGGGGCCGAACAATCGTATTGTATTTTGATGAGCAGCCATAAGCTGAGTCACGACGGTAAGATCAGACTGGATACGATGGTGAAAACCAATAACGGTTTTGAAATATCAGAGATCGATCTGCAATTGCGCGGGCCCGGCAACCTGGAAGGTACCCAGCAAAGTGGTGTGCTCGATCTGAAAGTTGCCAACCTGGCTACCGATCAGGAATTGTTATTTAAGGTACGTAAAACCGTGGAGCAAATCTTTGAAAAAGACCCCCAACTGGCCCTACCCGAAAACCAGGTACTGCACCATGCCTTCGAAACAAAAAACGCAGGTTTGAGTTGGGATAAGATCTCGTGATAGGATAAACAGCAAAGCTCCTTGCGCTCGTTTGCAACGAGTGCTTAACTTGGGTTTGCGTTTAAAACGCTATGGCGATGCAATCGCCGGGCCATATTAAGCACTCGTTGCAAACGAGCGCAAGGTGAAAAGCGCGAGATGTCAAATAATATTTGAACAATCATTCTTTCCTCCAAAACATTACATTTGTTAAAACTGATCTTAATATCCACATGAAGAAATTCTCCCTATTGCTGGCTGCGCTTTTTACAGCTTCCCTGCTCCATGCGCAGGACTCCTTAACTATCCGAAAAATTTATGACGAGGCCCTGGTAAATGGCAAAGCTTATGAAAACCTGCGTTACTTGTGTAAAAACATTGGCGGTCGTTTAAGCGGGTCAGCCAACGCGCAAAAAGCAGTGGAGTGGAGCAAAAAGTTAATGGAGAACTATGGTTTTGATAAGGTTTATCTGCAGGAGGTAATGGTGCCACATTGGGTACGTGGCGAAAAGGAAACCGCTTTTATTATTGACGGCAAAACCCGTATCCCCGTACCTATAGCTGCATTGGGCATGACGATAGCTACCCCCAAAGAAGGTATCACCGCCAACGTGGTGGAGGTACGAAGTTTAAAAGAACTGGAAACTTTAGGTGAAAGCGTGATCAAAGGAAAAATCGTTTTCTTTAACC
This region of Mucilaginibacter inviolabilis genomic DNA includes:
- the recG gene encoding ATP-dependent DNA helicase RecG, with the protein product MDPFQTPLVYLKGVGQSRAEVLKKELALANFEDLLRHFPFRYIDRTRFYKIKDIQADLPYVQVLARIVNKQVVGEKHTKRLVVMAKDDTGLLELVWFKGINWIEKTIVPGQVYIVFGKPGFFNGQAQMAHPEMEVYSPGAQRQGNASLQPVYNSTEKLKQFQLDSKGIQKITSTLLELHARDIRENLPLYIIQKFKLISRAEAYRNIHFPANARLLNEAILRLKFEELFLLQLKLLRNKLLHTQKFKGNVFGTVGHYFNDFYHHKLPFELTTPQKRVLKEIRQDTQRGVQMNRLLQGDVGSGKTVVALMSMLIAVDNGFQTCIMAPTEILATQHYQTVKNLVGDDFIEVALLTGSTKQKDRKILHERLESGDLKILIGTHALIEDKVQFKNLGFVVIDEQHRFGVEQRAKLWRKNIIPPHVLVMTATPIPRTLAMTLYGDLDVSVIDELPAGRKPIQTLHFYENQRLRVFGFMKREIALGRQIYVVYPLIQESEKLDLKNLEDGIEVMSREFPLPDYRVSIVHGKMKPVDKEFEMQRFIKGQTQIMVATTVIEVGVNVPNASVMIIENAERFGLSQLHQLRGRVGRGAEQSYCILMSSHKLSHDGKIRLDTMVKTNNGFEISEIDLQLRGPGNLEGTQQSGVLDLKVANLATDQELLFKVRKTVEQIFEKDPQLALPENQVLHHAFETKNAGLSWDKIS